The window CTGCCAATATTGACGAGTCTCGGGTAAAATAATTCCATATATATCGCGCCAATACTGATTCGCCACATTTAAAGCAATTTGAtctgaaacaaaacaaaaacattccattagtaaataaaaaatttcagcccttGAAGTTATGCTAAGGACACACAAGGAATTTTTCTCAACTTTCGCTTAGAATTCCCAACCGGTTAAAGCAAAATGTACATGGAAAGGACCCTTGGTTGGTGGTGGAAAATTACTCTGGCTTCTCTTCAGTTGTCGAATAAATCTTTCGCCTTTTACTAAAGATTTCCGTGGAGAGGGGCACTCTAATGAGTCTAAACTGAATTTTTCTATGAGCCTAGCGACTTTGGTTGCCGGGccaataataaatacatttgtacaaatattaaaaaaaaaaaaacttacccaATTCGGGATCTGGGAAAATGCCATTAGCCTTGATGGTCAAGTCTCCGATTTTGGGAGTGGAATCGATTTCGTCTAATCGCACAAATCGCTTGCCATCCTTCCGATAGATTTCACCTTCTGTTCCGGTCGTTATTTCAACATCAACTAGAAGagagaaataagaaaaaaatgtttttttagtGAGAAACTTTGTCTGTAGGCTAAAATTTACTAGTTTACTTACACAATGTGACATTAAAGTCGCCTTTGGGCTTCAATTGTAGTTGATTAACCTGCATGTCCGCCTTGTAGTTGCCCAAAATGTTCATCTTTGGCATTTCTCCGACAAGCCGAAGTTTTATTTTATCGCCCTTGATCTTGAGGCTAACTTCTTTGGCCCTATAGAGACCAAAGCCATAGATTTTAACATTTCGTACACTAATGCGACCCTTCACCGCGCCACTTTCGTATCGAAAACTTGTGCGATTGAGTAAAAATGGCTCGTATGGAGGTATTTTTAGTTTAGGATTTCCATTCTGCAGACGAGGTATTAGCCCATTTATAATGTCCTTGATGCAATCCCCGACGTGATCATCTTCGGTTGAGCATTTGGCAAACTCATCAGTTGAAATGTAATCGGTATCCGTTGCAGGTGCTGCAGTGGCTGCTCTCCAAGCCAGCAAACACAATATTCCTAAAATGCACTTCATTTATTGATCTTGCTATTCGAACGTTTGTCTTCCAACTGAATCGTTTATGCACTGTGACGAGCTATTttattctctctctttgtATGTAAAAATTAGCACAACTATTTTACTTGCTTGTACTAGACATAGTCAATTTTACTTGTAAATCAATGGAAAACATTATCGGCTCACGGTTAGACTTTGACTGATCGCAAAACCGGCTTCGCTTCTCTCTAGCTTTTTAATGTcgtattattaaaaaaaaaaatatcaattcAAACATGATTTTGCATTTAAACTGTTTCTTATTTAATAATTACCTATACTTCTACTATATTATGGGCTACTAATTTCTTGGCTTGCCATTTAATTGTCCGCATCGAAGGGCTTAGCAGATGATGCCTGAAGAGAGCTACGAATATTTTCTGTCAAAGTGACTCATACTTGTATCTAGAGCTGTTCTAACTACAACTGTTAGAAATCATTTCCATATGATTAAACACAAGTAGTTTATGGTTCTTAATAGCAAGgcaaatatataatttttgcttGTTGAAAGATCTTATTCAATaaagccataaaaaaaaatgccataTCACTCTGAGTCATTTAGTCTATTCTGAATATTTCACTCTTCTGGACATTCGAGaagcaaaatattaaaaaaaactttggtTACCAACTTCtatgtttaaatttaattatataattacCCAAAGTTCAATTTCTCATTGattctttttattgtttgaATAAATTATTTTCCACATTATGTGAAATAGGCATATGTCAGCAAGGTCTTTAAAATAAATCTTATAAAGTTTAATGATTTTcacattaatttttattctaCAATTTATATGACTGGCAAGTGATGAAAGCAACATTAATTAAGAAAAGTTTTAGGGTTTTTTTGGACTTCCCCCATATTCATAGCGTCCTCTTCTTTCCGTCTTAGAAGCAACTGTTTTCTAGTAGGGAGAAATCgattatttataataacattttaattaaaatcaatagataataaataataaattaagaGTAAGTTATAGTAATTACAGTTTATTCTAACTTGATAATCAAGTGAATATCATTTTACCTACAACTACAATTTATTCGTGTTTTTACGTTCTCTGATTAACCAAAATGCCAAACATTGGACTTTTAATCCAATTTTGTAACACTTTTGTTCCTGCTTGTTCCatcaaaattattgaaaacttCTGCTCAGAAATAGCAAGTGCTAAGTATGAAAGTAGTAAGGACTGTCAAAGTCAGTTTTGTCAGTAggattttaatttgtttttagcatacttttgggaatTCTACAACTAATCTAAATTCTATTGTATATCCACTGGGTTTTCATTAAGgattgttaataataatattttattttatattttttcttgaaTAAACCAATTTTTATTACCAATGGGAAAAAATAGATATCATCAGCTGGTAACCAAACTCTTCTAAGACTTCTTGCGAATTCCCCAACCTAAAATATTCGGTAAGATAACTTGGGCTAACTTCCAACGTTTAAatcatatttttcaaaattatttttctgtaactcaattcatcaatacacaaacaaaacctTCAAAGTTCTTCTTTTTCCCCCACGcacattagtaaatttcatagggAAACTCCAACTCCTTCACCTAGTTTCCTTATATAACTATAGTGGTCAGATCCGGGTGATTTTCATACTTCATACTTATCTCACGCAGGTAATAAAAAGCCACAAgaatatactttatggggtcggtaACGTCTACTTCATCTGACCAGCTTTTGAATACCCTCTGCAATGGTATACAAACATTTGTTAAAGAAGTCTTCACTCTAATTGCTTTAGGAGTTGTGTGAATTATATGAACTTATGTGAGTTCAGCTTTAATGAAATGGTCCCAATGAGTTGCAAATACAATACTTATTTTAAGCACCTGTCAATCTGGAATCCGGATAACCAATTCCTTACTATACCCCACTTTCGTTCGGGATATAGAGAATGCCAGAACCATTTCTTACCTTATTCTTatcctaaaagtatgcaactcCAGATTTTCAGGAAATATCCCAAATAAAAATACGTCAACGACAATAAAGTGAGATCTAGCATAAtaaaaaatccataaaagtTTGCGACATTTTTTTactaatttaaatattttatttcgtttCGTACAAACTATGTTAACACCAGGATAAAGTTAAAGCAACcatttttaattacaaatcCTACAACAATTGTTTAGTTAGAGAGCATAGAAGTTCTATGACTTGGTTACAATCATGTCAAATGGTAAAGCTGCAAAGAAATCATTGGCTGTCTTCAGGATCAAGGGTTGCCAGGTGGCCAATGTTTCGGGCAACATTGCCTCATAGAGTTGTCGCCAATATTGATTAATGAAGTCCAAGATGACATCGTCTACAAAGAAGCGATGAAAATTAGTTTAATTTCTTAAGCGCAAACTATTTTGCAAAACTTACTTAAAGCTGGATCGGGCACCAGGCCATTGGCATAGAAACGCAGGTCACCGACTTTGGGTTCAGTCTCGAATTTGGTAAGACGCAAATAAGTATGACCATCACGCTCATACAGTTCGCCCATGGGTCGCGCCCTCATGGAGACATCGGCTATTATAAGATTATACAATCATTTTaagtaaaaaccaaaaagtttGATTCTTTTTTACTTACTCAGAGTCACATTGAATCTGCCCTTCGGCGTCAGTTTCAGATCGTTTAGCTTAATGTCCGCCTTGTACAAGCCCTCGACAAACATTTTGGGAATATGAGAATTCAACTCCATCCGCACACGATTGTTCTTTAAACGGAAATCCACTTTATCCATAATGCCCTCGCTCAAGCCATGAACCACAACATCTTTCATGGAGATGCGTCCCTGCAGCAAGCCGGAATTGTAGTTGTATGAACTTTTGCCCAACTCATAGGGATCGAGTGCTGGTATGTTTAGTTCACTAATGCCATATTTCATGCGTGGCGTTATCTGTTGGAAGGCCTGTTTAATGCACTCGTTGATATTGAGATCATTCTCCTGGCATGTGGGTATATCGgcagctaaaaaaa is drawn from Drosophila willistoni isolate 14030-0811.24 chromosome 2R unlocalized genomic scaffold, UCI_dwil_1.1 Seg167, whole genome shotgun sequence and contains these coding sequences:
- the LOC6642436 gene encoding circadian clock-controlled protein daywake; its protein translation is MKCILGILCLLAWRAATAAPATDTDYISTDEFAKCSTEDDHVGDCIKDIINGLIPRLQNGNPKLKIPPYEPFLLNRTSFRYESGAVKGRISVRNVKIYGFGLYRAKEVSLKIKGDKIKLRLVGEMPKMNILGNYKADMQVNQLQLKPKGDFNVTLFDVEITTGTEGEIYRKDGKRFVRLDEIDSTPKIGDLTIKANGIFPDPELDQIALNVANQYWRDIYGIILPETRQYWQPLILRMLNESLQQIPIDQFLKE
- the LOC6642438 gene encoding uncharacterized protein LOC6642438 translates to MSSVLNTLILVTLCGSLCWAAEAGIELPHLDFKPIKQLPADIPTCQENDLNINECIKQAFQQITPRMKYGISELNIPALDPYELGKSSYNYNSGLLQGRISMKDVVVHGLSEGIMDKVDFRLKNNRVRMELNSHIPKMFVEGLYKADIKLNDLKLTPKGRFNVTLTDVSMRARPMGELYERDGHTYLRLTKFETEPKVGDLRFYANGLVPDPALNDVILDFINQYWRQLYEAMLPETLATWQPLILKTANDFFAALPFDMIVTKS